The Chelatococcus sp. HY11 genome includes a window with the following:
- a CDS encoding DUF1284 domain-containing protein has translation MTVRLRPHHLLCMLTYAGRGYSAAFTANLDAVTERLRSEDILIVAGPDDICAPLLTGPEVEDAHCLAARVEARDSAAARAVASLLHRPVSSGERLMIGQTERERLRAAFKAGTSRAACTGCNWATFCSEIAASDFAGTRLV, from the coding sequence GTGACGGTCCGGCTCCGCCCGCACCACCTCCTGTGCATGCTGACCTATGCCGGCCGCGGTTATTCCGCGGCCTTCACCGCCAATCTCGACGCGGTCACTGAGCGCCTCAGATCAGAGGATATCCTGATCGTGGCCGGTCCCGACGACATCTGCGCGCCGCTCCTGACCGGGCCTGAGGTTGAAGATGCGCATTGCTTGGCCGCACGTGTCGAGGCCCGCGACAGCGCAGCGGCGCGCGCCGTCGCATCCCTGCTGCATCGCCCGGTTTCCTCAGGCGAGCGCCTCATGATCGGCCAGACTGAGCGGGAGCGCTTGCGGGCGGCCTTCAAGGCCGGAACATCGCGCGCGGCCTGTACTGGCTGCAACTGGGCGACCTTCTGCAGCGAAATTGCCGCCTCGGATTTCGCCGGCACCCGGTTGGTGTGA
- a CDS encoding glutathione S-transferase has protein sequence MLTIWGRANSTNVKKALWCARELDLAFQRIDAGGAFGVVGDPDYRAMNPNGLVPTLKDGDLILWESHTIVRYLAARYGDGSLYPADPAGRASMEKWMDWTLGGLIEPFRCVLWNLVRRSPAERDNAELERGLAGCAKLFAIVDAALAKQPYLSGATFGVADIALGPHAYGWLGVPIERPELPHLAAWFARLNERPAFREIVAIPLT, from the coding sequence ATGCTGACGATCTGGGGACGGGCCAATTCCACGAATGTGAAGAAGGCCCTGTGGTGCGCAAGAGAGCTCGACCTCGCCTTTCAGCGAATCGATGCGGGCGGTGCCTTTGGCGTCGTCGGTGATCCAGACTATCGCGCGATGAACCCGAACGGCCTCGTCCCCACCTTGAAGGACGGCGACCTCATCCTGTGGGAATCGCACACGATCGTGCGCTATCTCGCGGCGCGGTATGGCGACGGCTCGCTTTACCCAGCCGATCCAGCCGGGCGCGCGTCCATGGAAAAGTGGATGGATTGGACGCTTGGCGGACTGATCGAGCCTTTCCGTTGCGTACTCTGGAATCTCGTGCGGCGCTCGCCCGCGGAGCGGGACAATGCCGAACTCGAACGCGGGCTCGCCGGTTGTGCCAAGTTGTTCGCGATCGTCGATGCGGCCCTCGCCAAACAGCCCTATCTTTCTGGAGCGACCTTCGGCGTCGCCGACATCGCGCTCGGGCCACATGCCTATGGGTGGCTCGGCGTGCCGATCGAACGCCCTGAGCTGCCGCATCTCGCGGCGTGGTTCGCCCGGCTGAACGAGCGGCCGGCCTTCCGGGAGATCGTGGCGATCCCGCTCACCTGA
- a CDS encoding peptide chain release factor 3: protein MTETSPVARRRTFAIISHPDAGKTTLTEKLLMFGGAIQMAGEVRAKRSGAQTRSDWMAIERQRGISVVTSVMTFEYADRVFNLLDTPGHEDFSEDTYRTLSAVDSAIMVIDAAKGIEARTKKLFEVCRLRDIPIITFINKMDRETRDPFELLDEIEKTLALDTAPVTWPVGSGRSFAGTLDIRNNVMRRIDTDEAPTPVSGPDDPFIDTLLPAHEIGAWREEAGLAFEACKPFDLQAFREGHLTPVFFGSALRNFGVRDLIDAIAEMAPAPRDQEADQRMVEASEPRMTGFVFKIQANMDPNHRDRIAFIRVCSGKLARGMKAKLVRTGKPITVSAPQFFFARERGIVDEAFAGDVVGLPNHGTLRIGDTLTEGEDIVFRGVPSFAPEILRRIKLNDAMKAKKLREALQQMAEEGVVQLFLPHDGSGAIVGVVGALQLDVLKDRLQAEYGLPIDYEPTRFSICRWIEAKDKVEHERFLNAHGSSIANDLDGDPVFLASNAFSLKYEQDRWPDITFTDVKDYQKSAKAA from the coding sequence ATGACTGAGACGTCCCCGGTGGCGCGCCGGCGCACCTTTGCCATCATCTCGCATCCGGACGCGGGCAAGACGACGCTCACCGAAAAGCTCCTGATGTTCGGCGGCGCCATTCAGATGGCGGGCGAGGTGCGCGCCAAGCGCAGCGGCGCCCAGACACGGTCCGACTGGATGGCCATCGAGCGCCAGCGCGGCATCTCGGTCGTGACTTCGGTGATGACCTTCGAATATGCGGACCGGGTCTTCAACCTGCTCGACACCCCGGGCCACGAGGACTTCTCGGAGGATACCTACCGGACGCTGAGCGCCGTCGACTCCGCCATTATGGTGATCGACGCGGCCAAGGGCATCGAGGCGCGCACCAAGAAGCTGTTCGAGGTCTGCCGCCTGCGCGATATCCCGATCATCACCTTCATCAACAAGATGGATCGTGAGACCCGCGACCCCTTCGAGCTGCTCGACGAGATCGAGAAGACGCTGGCGCTCGACACCGCGCCCGTCACCTGGCCGGTGGGATCCGGCCGCAGCTTTGCGGGCACGCTCGATATCCGCAACAACGTTATGCGGCGCATCGACACCGACGAGGCCCCGACACCGGTGTCCGGGCCCGATGATCCGTTCATCGACACGCTCTTGCCGGCTCATGAAATCGGGGCCTGGCGCGAGGAGGCGGGGCTCGCGTTCGAGGCCTGCAAGCCTTTCGACCTTCAGGCCTTTCGTGAGGGACACCTGACCCCGGTGTTCTTCGGCAGCGCGCTGCGCAATTTCGGCGTGCGCGATCTCATCGACGCTATCGCCGAAATGGCGCCCGCCCCGCGTGACCAGGAGGCCGACCAGCGGATGGTCGAGGCCAGCGAGCCGCGCATGACGGGTTTCGTCTTTAAGATCCAGGCGAACATGGACCCGAACCACCGCGATCGCATCGCCTTCATCCGCGTATGCTCGGGCAAGCTGGCGCGCGGCATGAAGGCCAAGCTCGTGCGCACGGGCAAGCCGATCACGGTGTCCGCGCCGCAGTTCTTCTTCGCGCGGGAGCGCGGCATCGTGGACGAGGCCTTCGCCGGCGACGTGGTCGGGCTGCCGAACCACGGCACGCTCCGCATCGGCGACACGCTGACCGAGGGTGAGGACATTGTGTTCCGTGGCGTGCCGAGCTTTGCGCCGGAGATCCTGCGCCGCATCAAGCTCAACGATGCGATGAAGGCCAAGAAACTGCGCGAGGCGCTGCAGCAGATGGCGGAGGAGGGCGTCGTGCAGCTCTTCCTGCCGCATGACGGCTCCGGCGCCATCGTCGGCGTCGTCGGCGCGCTGCAGCTCGACGTGCTGAAGGACCGGCTCCAGGCCGAATACGGCCTGCCGATCGACTATGAGCCGACGCGCTTCTCCATCTGTCGCTGGATCGAGGCGAAGGACAAGGTGGAGCACGAGCGTTTTCTCAACGCCCATGGATCCTCGATCGCCAATGACCTCGACGGCGATCCGGTGTTCCTTGCCTCCAACGCCTTCTCACTGAAATACGAGCAGGACCGCTGGCCGGACATCACCTTCACCGACGTGAAGGACTACCAGAAGAGCGCCAAGGCGGCGTGA
- a CDS encoding alpha/beta hydrolase, producing MPDLADLFPGFQSHWIDVDMGRIFARSGGSGPPLVLLHGFPQTHVCWHRVAPRLAEHFTVVAMDLRGYGWSTAPESDPAHEVYSKRAMGQDVVAVMSELGHARFALMGHDRGARVGYRLALDDPGRLTALALLDIVPTMVQWQRMARDESVAPHWRFLAEPAPHPETEILKNPQRYFDGLLAAWSGTGDLSAFDPRALAHYRAASNEPNRIHAFCEDYRAGAGPDREQDETDLDAGKTFACPSLLVCGESYLSGGAGPALAAWHKTFAPGMTGTGVPAGHFVAEEAPAAVLDAVLPFLSGGQ from the coding sequence ATGCCAGATCTCGCTGATCTCTTTCCCGGTTTCCAATCCCACTGGATCGATGTGGACATGGGCCGCATCTTCGCCCGCTCGGGTGGCTCCGGCCCTCCGCTCGTGCTGCTGCATGGCTTTCCCCAGACCCATGTCTGCTGGCACCGCGTGGCGCCGCGGCTCGCCGAGCATTTCACCGTCGTCGCTATGGACCTGCGCGGTTATGGCTGGTCGACGGCGCCTGAAAGCGACCCGGCCCATGAGGTCTATTCCAAGCGCGCGATGGGCCAAGATGTCGTCGCGGTCATGAGCGAGCTGGGCCATGCGCGTTTCGCCCTGATGGGGCACGATCGCGGCGCGCGCGTCGGCTATCGGCTGGCGCTCGACGATCCCGGCCGTCTGACAGCGCTCGCCCTGCTCGATATCGTCCCGACGATGGTGCAATGGCAGCGCATGGCGCGGGACGAAAGCGTCGCTCCGCACTGGCGTTTTCTGGCGGAGCCCGCGCCCCATCCGGAGACCGAGATCCTGAAGAACCCGCAGCGCTACTTCGACGGGCTCCTGGCGGCCTGGTCGGGCACGGGCGACCTCAGCGCCTTCGATCCGCGCGCGCTCGCCCATTATCGCGCCGCCAGCAACGAGCCGAACCGCATCCATGCCTTCTGTGAGGACTATCGCGCCGGCGCAGGGCCCGATCGCGAACAGGACGAGACCGATCTTGACGCCGGGAAGACGTTCGCCTGCCCGAGCCTTCTCGTATGTGGCGAGAGTTACCTCTCCGGCGGGGCGGGACCGGCACTGGCCGCGTGGCACAAGACCTTCGCGCCCGGCATGACCGGAACAGGCGTCCCGGCGGGCCATTTCGTGGCCGAGGAGGCGCCAGCGGCGGTGCTCGATGCCGTTCTTCCCTTTCTTTCAGGTGGCCAATGA
- a CDS encoding GNAT family N-acetyltransferase — protein sequence MTTIRDATVDDLRTIIQMLADDQLGKAREILPDAAIPAGYVAAFTAITRDPNNRLIVMEDEGQVVGCCQLTFIPGLSYRGSTRGQIEGVRIAESHRNKGLGRELITHAISACRAKGCRFVQLTSNTVRTDARRFYERLGFVASHVGMKLDLG from the coding sequence ATGACCACTATCCGCGATGCGACAGTCGACGATCTTCGGACGATCATCCAGATGCTTGCGGACGACCAGCTCGGCAAGGCGCGCGAGATCCTGCCGGACGCCGCCATTCCCGCCGGCTATGTCGCGGCCTTCACGGCCATCACTCGGGATCCCAACAACCGGCTCATCGTCATGGAGGACGAAGGTCAGGTCGTCGGCTGCTGCCAGCTGACCTTCATTCCCGGCCTGAGCTACCGGGGGTCGACGCGTGGCCAGATAGAGGGCGTGCGGATTGCCGAGAGCCACCGCAACAAGGGTCTCGGCCGCGAGCTCATCACCCACGCCATCAGCGCCTGCCGCGCCAAGGGCTGCCGCTTCGTGCAGCTGACCAGCAATACTGTGCGCACCGATGCCCGCCGGTTCTACGAGCGCCTCGGCTTCGTCGCGAGCCATGTCGGCATGAAGCTCGACCTGGGCTGA